In the genome of Segatella copri, one region contains:
- a CDS encoding NAD(P)/FAD-dependent oxidoreductase, producing MSINIKRNQLKRVVIVGGGLGGLRLAEDLCKANLQVVLIDKNNFHQFPPLIYQIASAGIDPSSISFPFRQIFRKRKNFYFRMAEARAVFPDMKILQTSIGKIEYDYLVFAAGTTTNFYGNANIEKWAIPMKTVSEAMGLRNAVLSNLERALTCATEEERQELLNVVIVGGGATGVEIAGALSEMKRYVIPYDYPDMDSSLMHIYLLEAGDRLLAGMSQDSSKKAYEFLTSMGVDVQFGKMVTDYKDHKVLMKDGQEIPTRTFLWVSGVKAQPITGIDGDHLGRGFRIVVDEFNRIPGMDGLFAIGDQCIQTTDPAYPGGHPQLAQVAIQQAALLAKNIQKIAEGATDSQLKPFRYKNLGSMATIGRHKAVVELGKFHSQGFFAWVLWLVVHLRSILGVKNKVMVMLNWLWKYVSYNDSIRMITYATKPKEVRDRLKREQTTHLGTDLLENEEEDA from the coding sequence ATGAGTATTAATATCAAGAGAAATCAGTTGAAGAGAGTTGTAATCGTAGGTGGCGGACTCGGTGGTCTTCGTTTGGCAGAAGACCTCTGCAAGGCAAACCTGCAGGTGGTGTTGATCGACAAGAACAACTTCCATCAGTTCCCTCCGCTTATCTATCAGATAGCTTCGGCAGGTATCGACCCAAGTTCCATCTCCTTCCCTTTCCGACAGATTTTCCGCAAGCGCAAGAACTTCTACTTCCGCATGGCAGAAGCAAGAGCCGTGTTCCCAGACATGAAGATTCTGCAGACTTCCATCGGTAAGATCGAGTACGATTACCTGGTGTTCGCAGCAGGAACCACCACCAATTTCTATGGCAATGCCAACATCGAGAAATGGGCGATTCCGATGAAGACCGTTTCTGAGGCAATGGGATTGCGCAACGCCGTGCTGAGTAACCTGGAGCGTGCATTGACCTGTGCCACAGAAGAGGAGCGACAGGAACTCCTGAACGTGGTCATTGTAGGCGGTGGTGCCACAGGTGTGGAGATTGCCGGAGCCCTCTCTGAAATGAAGCGCTACGTGATTCCTTATGATTATCCTGATATGGACTCATCTCTGATGCACATCTATCTCCTGGAAGCGGGCGACAGACTGCTCGCCGGAATGTCACAGGACTCTTCTAAGAAAGCATACGAATTCCTCACCAGCATGGGTGTGGATGTGCAGTTTGGCAAGATGGTAACCGACTACAAGGACCACAAGGTTCTGATGAAGGATGGTCAGGAGATTCCTACCCGTACCTTCCTCTGGGTATCAGGTGTAAAGGCACAGCCTATCACGGGTATCGATGGCGACCATCTGGGCCGTGGTTTCCGAATCGTAGTAGATGAATTCAACCGCATCCCGGGCATGGACGGTCTCTTTGCCATCGGCGACCAGTGTATCCAGACCACAGACCCAGCTTATCCTGGCGGTCATCCACAGTTGGCCCAGGTAGCCATCCAGCAGGCTGCACTCCTGGCTAAGAATATCCAGAAGATTGCCGAGGGAGCCACTGATTCCCAGCTCAAGCCTTTCCGCTACAAGAACCTGGGTTCTATGGCTACCATCGGAAGACACAAGGCTGTAGTAGAGCTTGGCAAGTTCCACAGCCAGGGCTTCTTTGCCTGGGTATTATGGCTGGTAGTTCACCTCCGCTCTATCCTTGGCGTAAAGAACAAGGTAATGGTAATGCTCAACTGGCTCTGGAAGTACGTAAGCTATAACGATTCTATCCGAATGATTACCTACGCCACCAAGCCTAAGGAAGTGCGCGACCGTTTAAAGCGTGAACAGACCACTCACCTCGGCACCGACTTGCTGGAGAATGAAGAAGAGGATGCTTAA
- a CDS encoding LexA family protein: protein MNKNNDNKIRLTFHPAEFGAKMPIPLAEQSVKAGFPSPAQDYMEGEIDLNDILVRHREATFYVRVSGDSMQDAGILDGDLAIVDRQIEPSNGNFVIAFVDGEFTIKQFKMDESGAFGWLIPWNKNFSPIRVDETNRFMIWGVVTYVIHQIAE from the coding sequence ATGAATAAGAATAACGATAACAAGATAAGACTGACATTTCACCCTGCGGAATTCGGAGCCAAGATGCCGATTCCGCTGGCAGAGCAAAGCGTAAAGGCAGGCTTCCCTTCGCCGGCACAAGACTATATGGAGGGAGAGATAGACCTCAACGATATTCTGGTTCGCCATCGTGAGGCCACTTTCTATGTACGTGTTTCGGGCGACAGCATGCAGGATGCAGGTATTCTCGATGGCGACCTAGCCATTGTAGATAGGCAGATTGAACCCTCCAACGGCAACTTCGTCATCGCCTTCGTGGATGGCGAATTCACCATCAAGCAATTCAAGATGGATGAGAGCGGTGCCTTCGGATGGCTCATCCCATGGAACAAAAACTTCTCCCCTATCCGGGTAGATGAAACCAACCGCTTCATGATCTGGGGCGTGGTTACCTATGTGATTCATCAGATTGCGGAATGA
- a CDS encoding Y-family DNA polymerase, with the protein MIGLADCNNFYCSCERVFRPDLIGKPVVVLSNNDGCVIARSEEAKALGYKMGDPFYQVKEKLEAEGVAIFSSNYTLYGSLSNRVMSMLSHYSPRIDQYSIDESFFEVDSSMAKSFFETDHSMAERFFKEYPKENVTSATSDPLLHQYGARISADVLRSVGIPISIGIAETKTLAKIGSKFAKKYKGYQGCCLIDTDERRHKALSLFPIEDVWGIGRQIARKLDYMGIRTAAQFADKKESWVRSHFNITTVRTWKELNGESCISIEELPQKKSICTSQGFAGEGISDKDVVEEAVANFAVRCAEKLRRQGSVCQGITVFAWTSRFNENVPEYTIHDSLTLPIATNAQEEIVGAALSILRAKYPKPMADSRPDRPGMSFHFKKAGVILWQISPDHPRQQDLFDTIDRSRQKALMEAIDAINRKNGYGTIRQAVQGNGCRFDLKREYMSKRFTTDIHEILKVKTK; encoded by the coding sequence ATGATAGGATTGGCTGATTGCAATAACTTCTACTGTTCGTGCGAACGAGTGTTTCGCCCCGACCTGATAGGAAAGCCCGTGGTTGTTTTGAGCAACAACGACGGGTGCGTCATTGCACGCTCAGAAGAAGCCAAGGCTTTGGGATATAAGATGGGCGATCCGTTCTATCAGGTAAAGGAAAAACTGGAGGCAGAAGGCGTAGCCATTTTCTCCAGCAACTATACACTTTATGGATCGCTTTCCAACAGGGTGATGTCGATGCTTTCGCACTACTCGCCCCGCATCGACCAATACTCCATCGATGAAAGTTTCTTCGAAGTGGATAGTTCCATGGCAAAGAGCTTTTTCGAAACTGATCATTCCATGGCAGAACGTTTCTTCAAGGAATATCCGAAGGAAAACGTTACTTCTGCTACATCAGATCCTTTGCTCCACCAATATGGTGCCAGGATTTCTGCCGATGTGCTCCGATCCGTGGGAATCCCTATCTCCATCGGCATCGCAGAAACGAAAACACTGGCAAAAATCGGATCCAAATTCGCCAAGAAATACAAGGGCTACCAGGGCTGCTGCCTCATTGATACCGATGAACGGAGACACAAGGCCTTGTCGCTGTTCCCTATAGAAGATGTATGGGGAATCGGACGACAGATTGCCAGAAAGCTTGATTATATGGGCATTCGCACAGCTGCCCAGTTTGCTGACAAGAAAGAAAGTTGGGTGCGCAGCCATTTCAACATCACCACCGTGAGAACGTGGAAGGAACTGAATGGCGAAAGCTGCATCAGCATCGAGGAACTGCCACAGAAGAAGAGCATCTGCACCAGCCAGGGCTTTGCCGGTGAAGGCATCAGCGATAAGGATGTGGTGGAAGAAGCCGTGGCAAATTTCGCCGTGCGCTGCGCTGAAAAGCTGCGACGTCAGGGCAGCGTGTGCCAGGGAATCACTGTGTTTGCCTGGACATCCAGGTTCAATGAGAACGTGCCGGAATACACCATCCACGATTCTCTTACCCTGCCCATTGCTACCAATGCGCAGGAAGAAATAGTAGGTGCTGCCCTCAGCATTCTACGGGCCAAATACCCGAAACCGATGGCAGACAGCAGGCCCGATCGCCCCGGCATGTCGTTTCACTTCAAGAAAGCTGGCGTTATCCTGTGGCAGATTTCACCCGACCATCCCCGTCAGCAAGACCTCTTCGACACCATCGACCGGAGCAGGCAAAAGGCATTGATGGAAGCCATTGATGCCATCAACCGGAAGAATGGCTATGGAACCATTCGCCAAGCCGTTCAAGGCAATGGTTGCCGATTCGATCTGAAGCGGGAATATATGTCGAAGCGGTTTACCACAGATATTCATGAGATTCTGAAAGTAAAAACAAAATGA
- a CDS encoding nitroreductase family protein: protein MKNMLALSQERFSARKFTSEAVSQEDLDYIMECVRLAPSAVNRQPWLWLIVRSDEAKQKLQQCYDREWFKTAPMYIVGMRNVDENWVRRYDEKPHGDIDVAIATEHLCLAATERGLGTCWVCNYDTEKMQLLFPREGYEAVVIIPIGHIADDCPRAEKKRKEMSEIVEEI from the coding sequence ATGAAAAATATGTTGGCATTGAGCCAGGAACGATTCTCGGCTCGCAAGTTTACCTCTGAGGCGGTAAGTCAGGAGGATTTGGATTACATCATGGAATGTGTGCGTTTGGCACCATCGGCAGTGAACAGGCAGCCTTGGCTTTGGCTCATCGTCCGTTCGGATGAGGCTAAGCAGAAGTTGCAGCAGTGCTACGACCGCGAGTGGTTCAAGACGGCTCCGATGTATATCGTGGGCATGAGAAATGTGGACGAGAATTGGGTTCGCAGATACGATGAGAAGCCTCATGGAGATATTGATGTGGCAATAGCTACCGAGCACCTCTGTCTGGCTGCTACTGAAAGAGGTTTGGGAACCTGCTGGGTATGCAATTATGATACTGAGAAGATGCAGCTGCTATTCCCACGTGAGGGATATGAGGCTGTGGTCATCATTCCTATCGGGCATATTGCCGATGATTGTCCTCGTGCCGAGAAGAAGCGCAAGGAGATGAGCGAGATAGTAGAGGAAATCTAG
- a CDS encoding helix-turn-helix domain-containing protein, whose amino-acid sequence MEMNEESILAWNIIEKTSANLFLTGKAGTGKTTFLKRLKELSPKRMVVLAPTGIAAINAGGMTIHSFFQLPFSPYVPGTTFGSGEQKRYKFSNLKRNIIRSIDLLVIDEISMVRSDLLDAIDSVLRQYRKRHDLPFGGVQLLMIGDLHQLAPVVTPQEEQMIGQYYDTPFFFSSNALKQAGYLTIELKKVYRQQDQQFISLLNQIRENKASEATLQALNQRYIPNFEPPKEGNYIRLTTHNAPAQYINEQQLAALPSQAYSFTAEVEGNFPESSYPADFKLILKPGAQVMFIKNDPQHRFYNGMIGEVRTIIGDKITVRSKDTYQDFELEQMEWTNSKYTLNEETKEIEESVEGRFRQYPLRLAWAITIHKSQGLTFEHAIIDASHSFTHGQTYVALSRCKTLEGMVLSQPLSRGAIISDQTVDAFNSQLASPSKEQISYLEQQYVLHCIRELFDFYAISSSYEHLMRCLVEFFTGKYPRVVGEYQKLQVVLKNLISVSDKFRVQYTRMLGQNPDVGQAELQDRIHKGAQYFLDKISILSDLIRKSNLDTDNKVGKKQFEDRFSVFSEDVRLKERLLRYEQSAEFSVTDYLKKKAQFLLMDETASSVEGSGKNGSGSSKKARKPKNSNGPKEPKTPTKEISYNLYKQGMTVDQIAEERGFVRSTIIGHLIPYVKEGKVGLRALISSAHEKKIRDFMKAHPDIEHFSEIKEAMGDGIDYSEIKLICELMEDEG is encoded by the coding sequence ATGGAAATGAACGAAGAATCCATCCTGGCATGGAACATTATAGAAAAGACAAGTGCCAACCTTTTCCTTACGGGAAAGGCGGGCACAGGTAAGACGACCTTCCTCAAGCGATTGAAAGAACTGTCGCCTAAACGCATGGTGGTGCTGGCTCCTACGGGCATCGCTGCCATCAACGCTGGAGGAATGACCATTCATTCGTTCTTCCAACTTCCGTTTTCGCCATACGTGCCAGGTACGACCTTCGGTAGTGGCGAACAGAAACGCTATAAATTCAGTAATCTGAAACGTAACATCATCCGAAGCATCGACCTGCTTGTCATCGACGAAATCAGTATGGTACGCAGCGATCTGCTTGATGCCATCGATTCCGTATTGCGTCAATATCGCAAGCGCCACGACTTGCCTTTCGGAGGCGTTCAGCTTCTCATGATAGGCGATTTGCATCAGCTTGCTCCTGTGGTTACTCCGCAGGAAGAGCAGATGATAGGGCAGTATTATGATACCCCTTTCTTCTTCAGCAGCAATGCCTTGAAGCAGGCGGGCTATCTTACCATCGAACTCAAAAAGGTGTATCGTCAGCAAGACCAGCAGTTTATTTCTCTTCTTAATCAGATTAGGGAGAACAAGGCTTCCGAAGCCACGTTGCAGGCTCTGAACCAGCGATATATCCCAAATTTCGAACCGCCTAAGGAGGGCAACTATATCCGTCTGACCACCCATAATGCTCCTGCGCAGTATATCAACGAGCAGCAGCTTGCAGCTCTTCCGTCGCAGGCGTATTCCTTTACTGCCGAGGTGGAAGGCAATTTCCCGGAATCATCTTATCCTGCTGATTTCAAGCTTATCTTGAAACCGGGAGCGCAGGTGATGTTTATCAAGAACGATCCCCAGCACCGTTTCTATAATGGTATGATTGGCGAGGTGCGCACCATCATCGGCGACAAGATTACCGTGCGCAGCAAGGATACCTACCAGGATTTTGAACTGGAACAGATGGAGTGGACCAATTCGAAATATACTCTGAATGAGGAAACCAAGGAAATTGAGGAGAGCGTGGAAGGACGCTTCCGCCAGTATCCGCTCCGACTGGCGTGGGCGATAACCATTCATAAGAGTCAGGGTCTTACCTTTGAGCATGCCATCATTGATGCTTCCCATAGCTTTACCCATGGCCAGACCTATGTGGCGTTGAGCCGCTGCAAGACTTTGGAAGGTATGGTGCTCAGCCAGCCGTTGTCTCGTGGCGCCATCATCAGCGACCAGACGGTGGATGCCTTCAATAGCCAACTTGCTTCGCCTAGTAAGGAACAAATCAGCTATCTGGAACAGCAATATGTGTTGCACTGCATTCGTGAGCTCTTCGATTTCTATGCTATCAGTAGCAGCTATGAGCACTTGATGCGTTGCCTGGTGGAGTTCTTTACGGGCAAATATCCTCGTGTGGTGGGCGAGTATCAGAAACTGCAGGTGGTGCTGAAGAATCTGATTAGTGTATCGGATAAATTCCGTGTGCAATACACTCGTATGCTGGGGCAGAATCCTGATGTGGGTCAAGCCGAACTGCAAGACCGCATCCACAAGGGTGCCCAGTATTTCTTGGATAAGATAAGTATTCTGAGCGATTTAATCAGAAAGTCGAACCTTGATACAGACAACAAGGTGGGCAAAAAGCAGTTTGAAGACCGCTTTTCTGTTTTTTCAGAAGATGTAAGATTGAAGGAGAGACTTCTGCGATATGAGCAGAGCGCCGAGTTCAGCGTGACTGATTATCTGAAGAAGAAGGCACAGTTCCTCTTGATGGATGAGACTGCATCTTCAGTGGAAGGCTCAGGGAAGAATGGCTCTGGCTCTAGTAAGAAAGCGAGAAAACCAAAGAATTCGAATGGTCCAAAGGAGCCGAAAACCCCTACAAAGGAAATCAGTTACAATCTTTATAAACAAGGTATGACCGTGGATCAGATTGCAGAGGAACGTGGTTTTGTCAGGAGTACTATCATCGGTCATCTCATTCCATACGTGAAGGAAGGAAAGGTTGGCTTGCGTGCACTGATATCAAGTGCCCATGAGAAGAAGATTCGAGATTTTATGAAGGCTCATCCTGATATAGAGCACTTCAGCGAGATCAAGGAGGCGATGGGGGATGGCATCGACTACTCCGAGATCAAGCTGATTTGTGAATTGATGGAAGACGAGGGATAA
- a CDS encoding AAA family ATPase: MILQKLEIHNIASIEDATIDFEAQPLADSEVFLITGKTGAGKSTLLDAICLALYASTPRLENTSMQGEMRDNEKDIKIKDPVQLMRRNTGEAFVRLTFIGSNDVHYEAQWSVARARNKVTGKIQNKKWALRNLDTDFTYAKDKEIREEIALAIGLDFKQFCRTTLLAQGEFTRFLNSKDDEKAEILEKITGVDAYSRIGAKIFEQTVEKKKIWEDSQQKIEGIQILNDEEIAQKNNQLQQLDEQSQQLKTTLEKEQKKLRWLQQEQDFRQRKEQAKEDLAHVKAIAESDETQQQEQTIALWNHTIEARAKMNEAASCAKTILQQEAQLQSLEQTFRQIQGAQSYELQQEQTIALSIRNIDDNLAQEAPKVNLYENAQTLNTLINSYLKNKKDAENNLQYANQIKKELSTQYQPKLENAKTMLEECQKTYNQQVIKAQEAETELEHLHLPQLRQQQEAHKTLLNDIQAAKNLLELLHEEQNRHVLSKENLVQLQNSIQEKEKQLQVLTQESHDAEIRKNALQLAYEKQRESINKWAKSIRIKLQIGDTCPVCQQRIENTLPHEDNIDALVVEAEKLYKDAENEYNKILTSQNALDADIKALKNSLANEQKVFAKCCESLAKATQKAQEAAKKIPEGENGEAQTRANLEKVSAQIAEAEAKEKEAKKLRTLRDQKLQEYEVQRNGMLAAQQKVDDTQHRIEVIEAQISLQNKTSEKALQDIHLLIGEAGKLSWQNDWHTMLTEFGKEVEDGAIIYKMNTEKQQKLVAELKQFEEGNKNLAAALDAIIKLMPTWGTPSKEPLMLKRIPKVLTRASELQSQITAALQQMNAAKEKEEDTKKWLKEFMEKKQEMLKDFSDKEQEILLDENLLLQLDTLQQCDIAEKTEAINRIKQQLVSKQTVWDELEKAYQLHTGEYEALFDEDEKMPIGEKMSEEESLDTRISTSIASLEAQLSELGNQRGGIIRDLEIDRSNKAKVGSLLQESAQKKADFEKWSRLNQLLGDATGNKFRRIAQSYVLASLIHSANGYMRTLSDRYILKVVPGTFVISLEDAYQGYVSRAASTLSGGESFLVSLSLALALSDIGTQLSVDTLFIDEGFGTLSGEPLQHAVNTLRSLHSKSGRHVGIISHVEELKERIPVQIRVNQEGNNSSSTIEIVG; the protein is encoded by the coding sequence ATGATTCTACAAAAACTCGAAATACATAACATCGCTTCTATCGAGGATGCAACCATCGACTTCGAGGCTCAGCCCCTAGCCGATAGCGAGGTGTTCCTCATCACCGGAAAGACGGGTGCAGGCAAATCAACCCTCCTCGATGCCATCTGTCTGGCGCTCTATGCCAGCACTCCCCGTCTCGAAAACACGAGCATGCAGGGAGAAATGCGTGACAACGAAAAAGATATCAAGATTAAAGACCCAGTGCAACTGATGCGCCGCAATACCGGTGAGGCTTTCGTGCGCCTTACCTTTATAGGCAGCAACGATGTGCATTACGAGGCACAATGGTCGGTGGCAAGAGCCCGCAACAAGGTGACGGGAAAGATACAGAACAAGAAATGGGCGCTCCGCAATCTGGATACCGATTTTACCTATGCCAAAGATAAGGAGATTCGTGAGGAGATAGCCCTCGCTATCGGTTTGGATTTCAAGCAATTCTGCCGTACCACTCTCCTGGCACAAGGTGAGTTCACCCGATTTCTTAACAGCAAGGACGATGAGAAAGCCGAGATTCTGGAGAAAATAACAGGTGTGGATGCCTACTCTAGAATTGGAGCCAAAATCTTTGAGCAAACTGTAGAGAAAAAGAAGATTTGGGAGGATTCCCAACAAAAGATTGAAGGCATTCAGATTCTGAACGATGAAGAAATCGCTCAGAAGAACAACCAGTTGCAACAGCTGGATGAGCAGAGCCAGCAACTCAAAACTACCTTGGAAAAGGAACAGAAAAAGCTTCGCTGGCTTCAACAGGAACAGGATTTCCGTCAGCGGAAAGAGCAGGCAAAAGAAGATCTGGCACATGTGAAAGCCATCGCCGAAAGCGACGAAACCCAACAGCAAGAGCAAACCATTGCCCTTTGGAACCATACCATCGAGGCTCGCGCCAAGATGAACGAAGCTGCATCATGCGCTAAGACCATCCTGCAACAAGAAGCCCAACTGCAATCTTTAGAGCAAACATTCCGACAGATTCAGGGAGCACAAAGCTATGAACTTCAGCAGGAGCAGACCATCGCTTTGTCTATCAGGAATATTGACGACAATTTGGCTCAAGAAGCACCCAAAGTGAATCTCTACGAAAATGCACAAACCCTGAATACGCTCATCAATTCCTATCTGAAGAACAAGAAGGATGCAGAGAACAACCTGCAGTATGCCAATCAGATTAAGAAGGAACTGAGCACCCAGTATCAGCCAAAGCTTGAGAATGCCAAGACGATGCTCGAAGAATGCCAGAAAACATATAACCAACAGGTTATCAAGGCACAGGAGGCAGAAACTGAGCTGGAACACCTTCATTTGCCTCAGCTTCGCCAGCAACAAGAAGCACACAAAACGCTTCTTAACGACATTCAAGCAGCCAAGAATCTCCTCGAACTCCTACACGAGGAGCAGAATCGTCATGTCCTTTCGAAGGAGAATCTGGTTCAACTTCAAAACTCTATCCAGGAAAAAGAAAAGCAGTTACAGGTTTTAACGCAGGAATCTCATGATGCAGAAATCCGAAAGAATGCCCTCCAGCTTGCGTATGAAAAGCAACGGGAAAGTATTAACAAATGGGCTAAAAGCATCAGAATAAAGTTGCAAATAGGCGACACCTGCCCCGTTTGCCAACAACGAATAGAAAATACCCTGCCCCACGAAGACAATATCGATGCCCTGGTTGTAGAAGCAGAAAAGCTTTATAAGGATGCCGAGAACGAATACAACAAGATATTAACAAGCCAAAATGCCCTGGATGCAGACATCAAGGCTTTAAAGAACAGTCTTGCCAACGAACAGAAGGTCTTTGCCAAATGCTGTGAATCGCTAGCCAAGGCTACCCAAAAAGCCCAGGAAGCTGCCAAAAAGATTCCGGAAGGAGAAAACGGCGAAGCACAGACTCGGGCAAACCTTGAAAAGGTATCTGCTCAAATTGCAGAAGCCGAAGCCAAGGAAAAAGAGGCTAAAAAGCTTAGAACGCTCAGAGACCAGAAACTTCAGGAATACGAAGTGCAAAGAAATGGGATGTTAGCCGCACAGCAGAAAGTGGATGATACCCAGCATCGTATTGAAGTTATCGAAGCTCAGATTTCCTTACAGAACAAAACCAGCGAGAAGGCACTGCAAGATATCCATTTACTGATTGGCGAAGCCGGAAAACTTTCATGGCAAAATGATTGGCATACAATGCTCACCGAGTTTGGAAAAGAGGTTGAAGATGGTGCCATCATCTACAAGATGAACACTGAGAAACAGCAGAAACTTGTTGCAGAACTTAAGCAATTTGAAGAGGGCAACAAGAATCTTGCCGCTGCTCTGGATGCCATCATCAAGCTCATGCCAACCTGGGGAACACCTTCAAAAGAGCCACTGATGCTGAAACGTATTCCAAAAGTACTTACCAGAGCTTCTGAATTGCAAAGCCAGATAACGGCTGCCCTGCAACAAATGAATGCGGCAAAAGAGAAGGAAGAAGACACCAAGAAATGGCTGAAGGAATTCATGGAGAAAAAACAGGAGATGTTGAAAGATTTCTCTGACAAAGAACAGGAGATATTGCTGGATGAGAACCTCTTACTGCAACTCGACACACTCCAACAGTGTGATATTGCCGAAAAGACGGAAGCTATCAATCGTATAAAACAGCAGTTGGTCAGCAAACAAACGGTTTGGGATGAACTGGAAAAAGCTTATCAACTCCATACAGGAGAATATGAAGCTTTGTTTGATGAAGATGAGAAGATGCCTATAGGAGAAAAGATGTCGGAAGAAGAATCCTTAGACACAAGAATTTCCACCAGCATCGCATCGCTCGAAGCCCAGCTTTCTGAATTGGGCAACCAGCGTGGAGGAATCATCAGAGACCTGGAAATCGACCGCTCCAACAAAGCGAAAGTCGGCTCACTTCTGCAGGAATCAGCGCAGAAGAAAGCCGACTTTGAAAAGTGGAGCCGTTTGAACCAGCTTCTTGGCGACGCCACTGGCAACAAGTTCCGTCGCATCGCCCAAAGTTATGTACTCGCCAGCCTCATCCACTCAGCCAACGGATATATGCGGACGCTCAGCGACCGCTATATATTAAAGGTGGTACCTGGCACCTTCGTCATATCTCTTGAAGATGCCTATCAGGGCTATGTGAGCCGAGCCGCCAGCACTCTTTCGGGTGGTGAAAGCTTCCTCGTCTCGCTCTCCCTGGCACTTGCACTCAGCGACATCGGCACCCAGCTCTCTGTGGATACCCTCTTTATCGACGAGGGTTTCGGAACCCTGAGCGGCGAACCGCTGCAACATGCCGTCAACACCCTGCGCAGCCTCCACTCCAAGTCGGGACGCCATGTGGGTATCATCAGTCATGTGGAAGAACTCAAAGAACGTATCCCCGTACAGATTCGGGTGAACCAGGAAGGCAATAATTCGAGCAGTACCATCGAAATCGTGGGCTAA
- a CDS encoding metallophosphoesterase family protein → MKILHTSDWHLGHTLYNFDRTEEQTAMLAQIIDIVREEKPDAFLLSGDVYHTSQPSAAVQKMFTDAIVQIHEANPDMTIVITAGNHDSGTKHEIFKTPWQALKVFSVGNIDKEHPENHIIEVKEKKKPQDEIKGYIVAVPYCYERSIPEGFFQEILDKVKERNQELPVIMMAHTTVKGCDFKGHDNATEYTVGGIDSLEISDLGEGYDYLALGHIHHEQWIRGSHHRIRYAGSPMAVSFDENYEHSVSLITIGKHGDEVELKKIAIENPKPLVTLPASENLQGNFTSWDEAKKLLEDFPSDIPAYIRLNVEVEDFLPVAANQEAAQLVKDKLCRFCLINTRRKQHSEASQPRTMTVQEFQSEAPIDIARRYAEDCGITFDDELKEMFKEITEQL, encoded by the coding sequence ATGAAAATCTTACATACCAGCGACTGGCATCTGGGACATACGCTCTACAACTTCGACCGTACCGAAGAACAGACTGCCATGCTCGCCCAAATCATAGACATCGTAAGAGAGGAGAAGCCAGATGCGTTTCTCCTCTCGGGCGATGTATATCATACCTCTCAGCCCTCAGCTGCCGTACAAAAGATGTTCACCGACGCCATCGTGCAGATTCACGAGGCAAATCCCGACATGACCATCGTCATCACCGCAGGCAATCATGATAGCGGAACCAAACACGAGATTTTCAAGACTCCCTGGCAGGCATTAAAGGTGTTTTCTGTTGGAAACATAGACAAGGAGCATCCCGAAAATCACATCATCGAAGTGAAAGAAAAGAAGAAACCGCAAGACGAAATCAAGGGTTACATCGTAGCCGTTCCTTACTGCTACGAGCGAAGCATTCCCGAAGGATTCTTCCAGGAAATTCTGGATAAAGTGAAAGAAAGGAACCAGGAACTTCCTGTTATCATGATGGCGCATACCACCGTAAAGGGTTGCGACTTCAAGGGGCACGACAATGCTACAGAATATACTGTAGGAGGAATCGATTCTTTGGAAATCAGCGACTTGGGAGAAGGATATGATTATCTTGCCTTAGGTCATATCCACCATGAGCAGTGGATTCGTGGCAGCCACCATCGTATCCGCTATGCGGGAAGTCCGATGGCAGTAAGTTTTGATGAGAACTATGAGCATAGTGTGAGCCTCATCACCATCGGCAAGCATGGGGATGAAGTGGAACTCAAGAAGATTGCGATAGAAAACCCTAAGCCGCTGGTCACCCTGCCCGCTTCTGAAAACCTGCAAGGAAACTTCACTTCCTGGGATGAAGCAAAGAAGCTTTTGGAAGATTTCCCTTCTGATATCCCTGCCTATATCCGCCTGAATGTGGAAGTAGAAGATTTCCTTCCCGTGGCAGCCAACCAGGAGGCAGCACAACTTGTAAAGGATAAGCTATGCCGCTTCTGCCTCATCAACACCCGAAGAAAGCAACATTCCGAAGCATCCCAACCTCGAACAATGACCGTACAGGAATTCCAGTCGGAAGCACCTATCGACATCGCCCGCCGATACGCCGAAGATTGCGGCATTACCTTCGATGATGAACTCAAGGAAATGTTTAAAGAAATAACCGAACAGTTATAA